The proteins below come from a single Osmerus mordax isolate fOsmMor3 chromosome 3, fOsmMor3.pri, whole genome shotgun sequence genomic window:
- the cyth1a gene encoding cytohesin-1a isoform X2, producing MVLKSEDGVVPDDLTPEEQQELENIRRRKQELMEDIQRLKNEIAEVTSEIENLGSTEERKNMQRNKQVAMGRKKFNMDPKKGIQFLIENDLLKNTSDDIAQFLYKGEGLNKTAIGDYLGERDDFNLEVLHAFVELHEFTDLNLVQALRQFLWSFRLPGEAQKIDRMMEAFAQRYCQCNPGVFQSTDTCYILSFAIIMLNTSLHNPNVKDKPPVERFISMNRGINDGGDLPEDLLRNLYDSIKNEPFKIPEDDGNDLTHTFFNPDREGWLLKLGGGRVKTWKRRWFILTDNCLYYFEYTTDKEPRGIIPLENLSIREVEDKKPNCFELFIPDNKDQVIKACKTEADGRVVEGNHSVYRISAPTLEEKDDWMNSIKAAISRDPFYDMLAARKKKVSSMKRH from the exons tcCCAGACGATCTCACtccggaggagcagcaggagttgGAGAACATCCGCCGGCGCAAGCAGGAGTTGATGGAGGACATTCAG CGGCTGAAGAATGAGATAGCCGAAGTGACCAGTGAGATTGAGAACCTGGGCTCCACTGAGGAGAG GAAAAATATGCAGAGGAACAAACAGGTGGCCATGGGCCGTAAGAAATTTAACATGGACCCGAAGAAG GGGATCCAGTTCCTGATTGAGAATGACCTACTGAAGAACACCAGCGATGACATCGCCCAGTTCCTTTacaagggggaggggcttaACAAGACCGCCATCGGCGACTACCttggggagag AGACGACTTCAATCTCGAGGTCCTGCACGCCTTTGTGGAGCTTCACGAGTTCACAGACCTCAACCTGGTTCAGGCCCTCAG ACAGTTCCTTTGGAGCTTCCGGTTGCCAGGTGAGGCTCAGAAGATCGACCGCATGATGGAGGCCTTCGCTCAGCGCTACTGCCAGTGCAACCCCGGGGTCTTCCAGTCCACGG acacCTGTTACATCCTGTCGTTtgccatcatcatgctgaacaccagcctgcaCAACCCCAACGTGAAGGACAAGCCCCCGGTGGAGCGCTTCATCTCCATGAACAGAGGCATCAACGACGGAGGAGACCTGCCCGAAGACCTGCTCAGG AACCTGTACGACAGCATCAAGAACGAACCGTTCAAAATCCCAGAAGACGACGGgaacgacctcacacacaccttcttcaACCCGGATAGAGAGGGCTGGCTTCTGAAGCTGGG AGGGGGACGCGTCAAGACCTGGAAGAGACGCTGGTTCATTCTCACGGACAACTGCCTCTACTACTTTGAGTACACCACC GACAAAGAGCCCCGAGGCATCATTCCTCTGGAGAACTTGAGcatcagggaggtggaggacaagAAGCCT AACTGCTTTGAGCTCTTCATCCCAGACAACAAGGACCAGGTGATCAAAGCCTGCAAGACCGAGGCCGATGGGCGGGTTGTCGAGGGCAACCACAGCGTCTACCGCATCTCGGCGCCcaccctggaggagaaggatgacTGGATGAACAGCATCAA AGCGGCCATCAGCAGGGATCCCTTCTATGATATGCTGGCTGCCAGGAAAAAGAAGGTCTCATCCATGAAGAGGCACTAG
- the cyth1a gene encoding cytohesin-1a isoform X3, whose amino-acid sequence MDGENYVPDDLTPEEQQELENIRRRKQELMEDIQRLKNEIAEVTSEIENLGSTEERKNMQRNKQVAMGRKKFNMDPKKGIQFLIENDLLKNTSDDIAQFLYKGEGLNKTAIGDYLGERDDFNLEVLHAFVELHEFTDLNLVQALRQFLWSFRLPGEAQKIDRMMEAFAQRYCQCNPGVFQSTDTCYILSFAIIMLNTSLHNPNVKDKPPVERFISMNRGINDGGDLPEDLLRNLYDSIKNEPFKIPEDDGNDLTHTFFNPDREGWLLKLGGGRVKTWKRRWFILTDNCLYYFEYTTDKEPRGIIPLENLSIREVEDKKPNCFELFIPDNKDQVIKACKTEADGRVVEGNHSVYRISAPTLEEKDDWMNSIKAAISRDPFYDMLAARKKKVSSMKRH is encoded by the exons tcCCAGACGATCTCACtccggaggagcagcaggagttgGAGAACATCCGCCGGCGCAAGCAGGAGTTGATGGAGGACATTCAG CGGCTGAAGAATGAGATAGCCGAAGTGACCAGTGAGATTGAGAACCTGGGCTCCACTGAGGAGAG GAAAAATATGCAGAGGAACAAACAGGTGGCCATGGGCCGTAAGAAATTTAACATGGACCCGAAGAAG GGGATCCAGTTCCTGATTGAGAATGACCTACTGAAGAACACCAGCGATGACATCGCCCAGTTCCTTTacaagggggaggggcttaACAAGACCGCCATCGGCGACTACCttggggagag AGACGACTTCAATCTCGAGGTCCTGCACGCCTTTGTGGAGCTTCACGAGTTCACAGACCTCAACCTGGTTCAGGCCCTCAG ACAGTTCCTTTGGAGCTTCCGGTTGCCAGGTGAGGCTCAGAAGATCGACCGCATGATGGAGGCCTTCGCTCAGCGCTACTGCCAGTGCAACCCCGGGGTCTTCCAGTCCACGG acacCTGTTACATCCTGTCGTTtgccatcatcatgctgaacaccagcctgcaCAACCCCAACGTGAAGGACAAGCCCCCGGTGGAGCGCTTCATCTCCATGAACAGAGGCATCAACGACGGAGGAGACCTGCCCGAAGACCTGCTCAGG AACCTGTACGACAGCATCAAGAACGAACCGTTCAAAATCCCAGAAGACGACGGgaacgacctcacacacaccttcttcaACCCGGATAGAGAGGGCTGGCTTCTGAAGCTGGG AGGGGGACGCGTCAAGACCTGGAAGAGACGCTGGTTCATTCTCACGGACAACTGCCTCTACTACTTTGAGTACACCACC GACAAAGAGCCCCGAGGCATCATTCCTCTGGAGAACTTGAGcatcagggaggtggaggacaagAAGCCT AACTGCTTTGAGCTCTTCATCCCAGACAACAAGGACCAGGTGATCAAAGCCTGCAAGACCGAGGCCGATGGGCGGGTTGTCGAGGGCAACCACAGCGTCTACCGCATCTCGGCGCCcaccctggaggagaaggatgacTGGATGAACAGCATCAA AGCGGCCATCAGCAGGGATCCCTTCTATGATATGCTGGCTGCCAGGAAAAAGAAGGTCTCATCCATGAAGAGGCACTAG
- the cyth1a gene encoding cytohesin-1a isoform X1 → MGTVSDLCVSSFQAFLCPTVMAPPTVPDDLTPEEQQELENIRRRKQELMEDIQRLKNEIAEVTSEIENLGSTEERKNMQRNKQVAMGRKKFNMDPKKGIQFLIENDLLKNTSDDIAQFLYKGEGLNKTAIGDYLGERDDFNLEVLHAFVELHEFTDLNLVQALRQFLWSFRLPGEAQKIDRMMEAFAQRYCQCNPGVFQSTDTCYILSFAIIMLNTSLHNPNVKDKPPVERFISMNRGINDGGDLPEDLLRNLYDSIKNEPFKIPEDDGNDLTHTFFNPDREGWLLKLGGRVKTWKRRWFILTDNCLYYFEYTTDKEPRGIIPLENLSIREVEDKKPNCFELFIPDNKDQVIKACKTEADGRVVEGNHSVYRISAPTLEEKDDWMNSIKAAISRDPFYDMLAARKKKVSSMKRH, encoded by the exons tcCCAGACGATCTCACtccggaggagcagcaggagttgGAGAACATCCGCCGGCGCAAGCAGGAGTTGATGGAGGACATTCAG CGGCTGAAGAATGAGATAGCCGAAGTGACCAGTGAGATTGAGAACCTGGGCTCCACTGAGGAGAG GAAAAATATGCAGAGGAACAAACAGGTGGCCATGGGCCGTAAGAAATTTAACATGGACCCGAAGAAG GGGATCCAGTTCCTGATTGAGAATGACCTACTGAAGAACACCAGCGATGACATCGCCCAGTTCCTTTacaagggggaggggcttaACAAGACCGCCATCGGCGACTACCttggggagag AGACGACTTCAATCTCGAGGTCCTGCACGCCTTTGTGGAGCTTCACGAGTTCACAGACCTCAACCTGGTTCAGGCCCTCAG ACAGTTCCTTTGGAGCTTCCGGTTGCCAGGTGAGGCTCAGAAGATCGACCGCATGATGGAGGCCTTCGCTCAGCGCTACTGCCAGTGCAACCCCGGGGTCTTCCAGTCCACGG acacCTGTTACATCCTGTCGTTtgccatcatcatgctgaacaccagcctgcaCAACCCCAACGTGAAGGACAAGCCCCCGGTGGAGCGCTTCATCTCCATGAACAGAGGCATCAACGACGGAGGAGACCTGCCCGAAGACCTGCTCAGG AACCTGTACGACAGCATCAAGAACGAACCGTTCAAAATCCCAGAAGACGACGGgaacgacctcacacacaccttcttcaACCCGGATAGAGAGGGCTGGCTTCTGAAGCTGG GGGGACGCGTCAAGACCTGGAAGAGACGCTGGTTCATTCTCACGGACAACTGCCTCTACTACTTTGAGTACACCACC GACAAAGAGCCCCGAGGCATCATTCCTCTGGAGAACTTGAGcatcagggaggtggaggacaagAAGCCT AACTGCTTTGAGCTCTTCATCCCAGACAACAAGGACCAGGTGATCAAAGCCTGCAAGACCGAGGCCGATGGGCGGGTTGTCGAGGGCAACCACAGCGTCTACCGCATCTCGGCGCCcaccctggaggagaaggatgacTGGATGAACAGCATCAA AGCGGCCATCAGCAGGGATCCCTTCTATGATATGCTGGCTGCCAGGAAAAAGAAGGTCTCATCCATGAAGAGGCACTAG
- the cyth1a gene encoding cytohesin-1a isoform X4, protein MEDIQRLKNEIAEVTSEIENLGSTEERKNMQRNKQVAMGRKKFNMDPKKGIQFLIENDLLKNTSDDIAQFLYKGEGLNKTAIGDYLGERDDFNLEVLHAFVELHEFTDLNLVQALRQFLWSFRLPGEAQKIDRMMEAFAQRYCQCNPGVFQSTDTCYILSFAIIMLNTSLHNPNVKDKPPVERFISMNRGINDGGDLPEDLLRNLYDSIKNEPFKIPEDDGNDLTHTFFNPDREGWLLKLGGGRVKTWKRRWFILTDNCLYYFEYTTDKEPRGIIPLENLSIREVEDKKPNCFELFIPDNKDQVIKACKTEADGRVVEGNHSVYRISAPTLEEKDDWMNSIKAAISRDPFYDMLAARKKKVSSMKRH, encoded by the exons ATGGAGGACATTCAG CGGCTGAAGAATGAGATAGCCGAAGTGACCAGTGAGATTGAGAACCTGGGCTCCACTGAGGAGAG GAAAAATATGCAGAGGAACAAACAGGTGGCCATGGGCCGTAAGAAATTTAACATGGACCCGAAGAAG GGGATCCAGTTCCTGATTGAGAATGACCTACTGAAGAACACCAGCGATGACATCGCCCAGTTCCTTTacaagggggaggggcttaACAAGACCGCCATCGGCGACTACCttggggagag AGACGACTTCAATCTCGAGGTCCTGCACGCCTTTGTGGAGCTTCACGAGTTCACAGACCTCAACCTGGTTCAGGCCCTCAG ACAGTTCCTTTGGAGCTTCCGGTTGCCAGGTGAGGCTCAGAAGATCGACCGCATGATGGAGGCCTTCGCTCAGCGCTACTGCCAGTGCAACCCCGGGGTCTTCCAGTCCACGG acacCTGTTACATCCTGTCGTTtgccatcatcatgctgaacaccagcctgcaCAACCCCAACGTGAAGGACAAGCCCCCGGTGGAGCGCTTCATCTCCATGAACAGAGGCATCAACGACGGAGGAGACCTGCCCGAAGACCTGCTCAGG AACCTGTACGACAGCATCAAGAACGAACCGTTCAAAATCCCAGAAGACGACGGgaacgacctcacacacaccttcttcaACCCGGATAGAGAGGGCTGGCTTCTGAAGCTGGG AGGGGGACGCGTCAAGACCTGGAAGAGACGCTGGTTCATTCTCACGGACAACTGCCTCTACTACTTTGAGTACACCACC GACAAAGAGCCCCGAGGCATCATTCCTCTGGAGAACTTGAGcatcagggaggtggaggacaagAAGCCT AACTGCTTTGAGCTCTTCATCCCAGACAACAAGGACCAGGTGATCAAAGCCTGCAAGACCGAGGCCGATGGGCGGGTTGTCGAGGGCAACCACAGCGTCTACCGCATCTCGGCGCCcaccctggaggagaaggatgacTGGATGAACAGCATCAA AGCGGCCATCAGCAGGGATCCCTTCTATGATATGCTGGCTGCCAGGAAAAAGAAGGTCTCATCCATGAAGAGGCACTAG